From Paenibacillus polymyxa, the proteins below share one genomic window:
- a CDS encoding amidase domain-containing protein gives MGEREWKQALFAYVNQYNRSEVNGVPQPDEYLEVGQRMERAARAARLEQWYNERDAVPLRSETRAKPLRIVQDTPDEAVVDVQLHVRLFYEKGGMTHREDRIERERLTFTREGEAWQVTRIERDPAERKPAGGEVPFEQASFNQGGSLPLLNRGVLGFGSSARPSRYRREEAAAYADQWWDNFNPEFEAFDVDCTNYISQCLFAGGAPIHYTGKRESGWWYKGRVAGRELWSYSWAVSNSLERYLGSSSWGLTAEQVSRPEQLMLGDVIFYDWDGDGTFQHSTVVTAFDAGGMPLVNAHTVSSRHRYWDYKNSYAWTDNTVYRFYHIADYF, from the coding sequence ATGGGGGAGCGGGAATGGAAACAGGCCCTTTTTGCTTATGTGAATCAGTACAATCGCAGTGAGGTAAATGGTGTACCACAGCCGGATGAGTACCTGGAGGTGGGCCAGCGAATGGAGCGGGCGGCACGTGCGGCCAGATTGGAGCAGTGGTACAACGAACGGGACGCTGTTCCCCTGCGCAGCGAGACACGCGCCAAGCCGTTACGAATAGTGCAGGATACACCAGATGAGGCAGTGGTCGATGTACAACTGCATGTGCGGCTCTTTTATGAGAAGGGCGGGATGACGCACCGGGAGGATCGGATTGAACGGGAGCGTCTAACGTTTACACGCGAGGGCGAAGCCTGGCAGGTGACGAGGATCGAGCGCGATCCGGCAGAAAGAAAGCCGGCGGGAGGAGAGGTTCCTTTTGAACAAGCGTCTTTTAATCAGGGAGGAAGTCTGCCGCTGCTGAATCGTGGTGTGCTGGGCTTCGGCTCATCAGCACGTCCCAGCCGATATCGCCGTGAAGAAGCAGCGGCCTATGCAGATCAGTGGTGGGATAACTTTAACCCGGAGTTTGAGGCGTTTGACGTGGATTGCACCAATTATATCTCGCAGTGCCTCTTTGCAGGTGGTGCACCGATCCACTATACTGGTAAAAGAGAATCGGGCTGGTGGTATAAAGGACGGGTCGCCGGACGTGAGCTGTGGAGCTATAGCTGGGCGGTTTCCAACAGTTTGGAGCGGTATTTGGGCTCCAGCTCCTGGGGGTTGACCGCAGAGCAGGTGAGTCGACCGGAGCAGCTCATGCTGGGGGACGTCATTTTTTATGATTGGGATGGTGACGGAACTTTCCAGCACAGCACGGTGGTAACGGCCTTTGATGCTGGCGGCATGCCGCTAGTCAATGCACATACGGTAAGCTCCAGACATCGTTATTGGGACTATAAAAATTCGTATGCGTGGACGGACAATACGGTATATCGCTTTTATCACATCGCCGACTATTTTTAA
- the uvsE gene encoding UV DNA damage repair endonuclease UvsE — MIVRFGYVAMSVTVQNASPSKTMTMASFNKIGDREAAIRKLERIAAENLHNTLRLLRHNRASDIQVYRFSSKLIPLATHQDLRDWDPFQALAADFAEVGDYVKANKMRVSFHPDHFTVLSTPRPEVLQSSIHDLKYHVAMLEAMGLGAEAKNNIHIGGAYGDKVTSGQRFVEQVSALDLSLRERLTLENDDKTFNAVETLEACKITGLPMVLDIHHQWVNNEGEKPWELWPDILDTWKGELAQAGSSADHPLPPKIHASSPKSEKDPRGHADGVLMEPLLTFLRNIAGYTDRIDVMLEAKLKDEALFGLMNELRLQEDNGVKVLDGASIEITP, encoded by the coding sequence ATGATCGTAAGGTTCGGTTATGTTGCCATGTCGGTCACCGTGCAAAATGCATCCCCTTCTAAAACCATGACCATGGCCAGCTTTAACAAGATCGGAGACCGAGAAGCCGCGATCCGTAAGTTAGAACGGATTGCAGCCGAAAATCTCCATAATACATTGAGGCTGCTGCGTCATAATCGTGCGAGTGATATTCAGGTCTATCGTTTCTCATCCAAGCTGATTCCGCTTGCGACCCATCAAGATCTGAGGGATTGGGACCCATTTCAGGCGCTTGCTGCTGATTTTGCAGAGGTGGGGGACTATGTCAAGGCGAATAAGATGAGGGTATCGTTTCACCCCGATCATTTTACAGTGCTGAGCACTCCCCGTCCTGAAGTGTTGCAAAGCTCTATTCATGATCTGAAGTACCACGTGGCGATGCTAGAGGCTATGGGACTTGGTGCCGAAGCCAAGAACAACATTCATATTGGTGGTGCATACGGAGATAAGGTGACCTCAGGTCAGCGTTTTGTAGAGCAGGTTAGTGCGCTGGATCTTTCATTAAGAGAACGGTTAACATTGGAAAATGATGATAAAACGTTCAATGCGGTGGAAACACTGGAAGCTTGCAAAATAACAGGCTTGCCGATGGTTCTTGATATTCATCATCAATGGGTCAATAACGAGGGAGAGAAGCCGTGGGAGCTTTGGCCGGATATATTGGATACCTGGAAAGGGGAATTGGCCCAAGCCGGATCTTCTGCGGATCATCCATTGCCGCCCAAAATTCATGCGTCCAGTCCCAAAAGTGAAAAAGACCCTCGTGGTCATGCAGACGGTGTTCTGATGGAGCCATTGCTGACCTTTCTGCGTAATATTGCTGGATATACGGATCGGATTGATGTCATGCTTGAAGCCAAACTTAAGGATGAAGCGTTGTTCGGATTAATGAATGAACTGCGTCTTCAGGAAGATAACGGGGTCAAAGTGTTGGATGGGGCCTCCATAGAAATTACGCCTTAG
- a CDS encoding response regulator transcription factor, producing MYKVLLVDDERMILEGISQVVDWGKAGTQLVGTARNGIEAYDQIQASPPDFVISDISMPGLDGIGLVAKTTEHFPDVRFILLSGYKDFDYACRAMQYGVKHYLLKPCNERQIHEALTELGQEREEQEERKQFVNRMKLDFQRMLPHVKEHFLKEFISYKTYGSRDIAFYERLFGLELQDKQVRMLLLRVEESHEPEHLFALQNIAGDLMDHVLLSTTMQGQLLIVLESADDTSGFMKQIEAVRTTFHRFYKLEVTVAVSESDSMQHSRGMYRETLHCMNHRFYTGEGSLITKEDLAADDTREMADLELDEEKFGLLIKAGNREEVAQEVDRLFGILSRMKLEISVTRSYVLQLYAAMIRICPEEERAAFTSRMVVLAEQKTLACLKSFVQEAAERMTAIYYKSNVYRQSSTVDKMITIIEQNYRKSDLSLNGVAGQMLYMNSDYLGKIFKKVTGENFSHYVNRYRIERAAEHIRETGDVKVFELAEWFGFGGNAQYFSQVFKKWAGMTPSEYIKSHERG from the coding sequence GTGTACAAGGTGCTACTGGTTGATGATGAGCGTATGATTTTGGAAGGCATATCACAGGTGGTCGATTGGGGCAAGGCCGGAACACAACTGGTAGGTACGGCGCGTAATGGGATTGAGGCATATGATCAGATCCAGGCGAGCCCGCCTGATTTTGTGATCAGCGATATTTCCATGCCAGGACTGGACGGTATCGGACTCGTTGCCAAAACGACGGAGCATTTTCCAGACGTTCGTTTTATTCTGCTGTCTGGCTACAAAGATTTTGACTATGCCTGTCGGGCCATGCAATACGGGGTAAAGCACTACTTGTTGAAGCCCTGCAATGAGCGGCAAATTCATGAGGCTCTGACTGAGCTGGGACAGGAGCGAGAGGAACAGGAAGAACGCAAGCAGTTTGTGAACCGGATGAAGCTTGATTTTCAGCGTATGCTGCCGCATGTGAAGGAGCATTTTTTGAAGGAGTTTATTTCCTATAAAACTTACGGTAGCCGTGATATCGCTTTTTATGAGCGTTTGTTCGGTCTGGAGTTGCAAGATAAGCAGGTTCGAATGCTGCTGCTGCGGGTAGAGGAGTCCCACGAGCCGGAGCATTTGTTTGCTTTGCAAAATATAGCAGGGGATTTAATGGATCATGTCTTGCTCAGTACGACGATGCAAGGGCAACTGCTGATTGTGCTGGAAAGTGCGGATGACACGTCTGGGTTTATGAAACAGATTGAAGCGGTACGTACGACGTTCCACCGTTTTTATAAGCTAGAGGTGACCGTCGCAGTTAGCGAGTCGGATAGCATGCAGCATTCGCGGGGGATGTACCGGGAGACATTGCATTGTATGAATCACCGCTTTTACACCGGGGAGGGCAGCCTCATTACGAAGGAAGATTTGGCGGCTGATGACACCCGGGAGATGGCAGATTTGGAACTGGACGAAGAGAAGTTCGGTCTGCTGATCAAGGCTGGAAATAGGGAGGAAGTTGCACAGGAAGTGGATCGGCTGTTCGGCATCCTGTCCCGTATGAAGCTGGAAATTTCCGTAACCCGTTCTTATGTGCTACAGCTATATGCTGCCATGATTCGTATATGTCCTGAAGAAGAGCGTGCGGCGTTCACGAGTCGAATGGTCGTGCTGGCAGAGCAAAAAACATTGGCATGCCTCAAATCTTTTGTACAGGAAGCCGCCGAACGAATGACCGCAATTTATTATAAAAGCAATGTATATCGCCAATCTTCCACGGTGGATAAAATGATCACTATTATTGAGCAAAACTATAGAAAATCCGATCTTTCGCTGAACGGAGTGGCGGGTCAAATGCTCTATATGAATTCCGACTACTTAGGGAAAATCTTCAAAAAAGTGACGGGGGAAAACTTTTCACACTATGTTAACCGTTACCGGATCGAGCGCGCGGCTGAGCATATTCGGGAGACGGGAGACGTAAAGGTGTTTGAGCTGGCGGAATGGTTCGGCTTCGGCGGGAACGCGCAATATTTTAGCCAGGTGTTCAAAAAATGGGCAGGTATGACACCCTCCGAGTACATTAAATCACACGAACGGGGATGA
- the acnA gene encoding aconitate hydratase AcnA, with translation MSGKDQFSIARSLEVNGKPYRYYSLKALEEQGKSGVAKLPFSIKVLLEAAVRQFDGRAITEEHVQQLTGWAEDRDTNKEIPFIPARIVLQDFTGVPVVVDLAAMRDTVKKAGGDPKQINPLVPVDLVIDHSVMVDAFGTSDALDYNINVEFERNEERYRFLRWAQTAFNNFRAVPPSTGIVHQVNLEYLASVAATKTIDGETVVFPDSLVGTDSHTTMINGLGVVGWGVGGIEAEAGMLGQPLYFVTPDVIGFKLTGSLSEGATATDLALTVTQMLRKKGVVGKFVEFYGPGLANISLADRATVANMAPEYGATIGFFPVDAETLAYLRSTGRSDEQVSLVEEYYKAQGMFRTSDTPDPVFSDTLELDLASVVPSLAGPKRPQDRVELSRMKETFEGIIRTPVDKGGYGLSDEKIAQKVPLTHPDGSTSELGTGSVVIAAITSCTNTSNPSVMLGAGLLAKKAVQRGLKKPGYVKTSLTPGSLVVTEYLQKAGLIEPLEALGFHVAGYGCATCIGNSGPLPDEVSQAITDNDLTVGAVISGNRNFEGRVHAQVKANYLGSPPLVVAYALAGTVNIDLVNEPLGYDQDNQPVYLKDIWPTSEEIKEAISLSLSPDMFRRKYENVFTANEKWNSIPVPEGELYEWDENSTYIQNPPFFEGLQDGVQDIKEIRNARVLALLNDSVTTDHISPAGNIAPSSPAGLYLKEHGVERKDFNSYGSRRGNHEVMMRGTFANIRIRNNVAPGTEGGVTKYLPTDEEMSIYDASMKYQAADQNLIVIAGKEYGTGSSRDWAAKGTLLLGVKAVIAESFERIHRSNLVGMGVLPLQFQEGYGWSSLGLNGRETFDILGIDNDVKPGQELTVVAKREDGTKFEFPVTARLDSTVDIDYYHNGGILQTVLRQMIQA, from the coding sequence ATGTCAGGAAAAGATCAATTCTCCATTGCCCGTAGTTTGGAAGTTAACGGGAAGCCTTATCGCTACTACAGTCTTAAGGCACTGGAGGAACAAGGAAAAAGCGGTGTTGCCAAGCTGCCTTTCTCCATTAAAGTGTTGCTGGAAGCAGCGGTTCGCCAGTTTGACGGACGCGCCATTACGGAAGAACACGTGCAGCAGCTGACAGGCTGGGCTGAGGATCGTGACACCAACAAGGAAATTCCGTTCATTCCTGCACGTATCGTGCTTCAGGATTTTACTGGCGTCCCGGTGGTTGTCGATTTGGCAGCTATGCGTGATACGGTGAAAAAAGCGGGCGGCGATCCGAAACAAATCAACCCGCTTGTTCCCGTCGATCTCGTAATCGACCACTCGGTCATGGTTGATGCCTTCGGTACCAGTGACGCGCTGGACTACAATATTAATGTAGAGTTTGAACGTAACGAAGAACGGTATCGTTTTTTGCGCTGGGCGCAAACGGCATTCAATAACTTCCGTGCGGTGCCGCCGTCCACCGGTATCGTTCATCAGGTTAATCTAGAGTATCTCGCTTCCGTGGCTGCCACCAAAACCATCGACGGCGAAACGGTTGTCTTCCCGGATTCCCTTGTGGGAACGGACTCCCATACGACGATGATTAACGGACTCGGTGTCGTAGGCTGGGGTGTCGGCGGGATCGAGGCAGAGGCGGGTATGCTGGGGCAGCCGCTGTATTTTGTCACTCCCGATGTGATCGGCTTCAAGCTGACAGGTAGCCTGTCGGAAGGAGCTACCGCTACCGACTTGGCGCTGACAGTCACGCAAATGCTGCGTAAAAAAGGCGTGGTCGGCAAATTCGTAGAATTTTACGGCCCAGGTCTGGCCAACATTAGCTTGGCTGACCGTGCGACCGTGGCCAACATGGCACCGGAATACGGCGCAACGATCGGCTTTTTCCCGGTTGATGCCGAAACGCTGGCTTACCTGCGCAGCACCGGACGTTCCGATGAGCAAGTCAGCCTCGTAGAGGAATATTACAAAGCTCAAGGCATGTTCCGCACATCCGATACTCCGGATCCTGTGTTCAGCGATACGCTTGAGCTAGACCTGGCTTCGGTTGTACCGAGTCTCGCCGGACCCAAACGTCCGCAGGACCGTGTTGAGCTAAGCCGCATGAAAGAAACTTTCGAAGGCATTATCCGTACCCCGGTAGACAAAGGCGGCTATGGACTGAGCGATGAAAAGATCGCACAGAAGGTTCCACTGACCCATCCGGACGGCTCCACCAGTGAGCTGGGTACTGGCTCAGTCGTGATTGCAGCGATTACAAGCTGCACGAACACCTCCAACCCAAGCGTTATGCTAGGTGCGGGCTTGCTCGCCAAAAAGGCAGTACAGCGCGGGCTCAAAAAGCCAGGCTATGTTAAAACAAGCTTGACACCAGGCTCGCTTGTCGTAACGGAGTACCTGCAAAAAGCCGGGCTGATCGAACCGCTCGAAGCCCTCGGCTTCCATGTGGCAGGCTATGGTTGCGCGACCTGTATCGGTAACTCTGGACCACTTCCTGACGAAGTGAGTCAGGCTATTACAGACAATGATCTGACCGTTGGCGCAGTTATTTCCGGTAACCGGAACTTTGAAGGACGTGTGCATGCGCAAGTCAAAGCCAACTATCTCGGCTCACCGCCACTGGTAGTCGCTTATGCTCTCGCCGGCACGGTAAATATTGATTTGGTGAACGAACCACTCGGTTACGATCAGGACAATCAGCCTGTCTACCTCAAAGATATCTGGCCTACTTCCGAAGAAATCAAGGAAGCGATCAGCCTGTCTCTGAGCCCGGATATGTTCCGTCGCAAATACGAAAATGTATTTACGGCCAACGAAAAATGGAATTCCATTCCGGTTCCTGAAGGCGAACTGTATGAATGGGATGAAAACTCAACTTATATTCAAAATCCGCCGTTCTTTGAAGGACTTCAGGATGGTGTGCAGGATATCAAGGAAATCCGTAATGCCCGTGTACTTGCCTTGCTGAATGATTCGGTCACGACTGACCACATCTCACCAGCAGGCAACATCGCCCCTTCCAGCCCGGCAGGACTGTACTTGAAGGAGCATGGTGTAGAGCGCAAGGACTTCAACTCCTATGGCTCCCGTCGCGGTAACCATGAAGTCATGATGCGCGGTACATTCGCCAACATCCGTATCCGCAACAATGTAGCTCCAGGCACCGAAGGCGGTGTGACCAAGTACTTGCCAACGGATGAGGAAATGTCCATCTATGATGCGTCCATGAAATATCAGGCAGCCGATCAGAACCTGATCGTCATCGCCGGCAAGGAATACGGCACAGGCAGCTCACGTGACTGGGCGGCCAAAGGTACGTTGTTGTTAGGTGTTAAAGCCGTCATTGCTGAAAGCTTCGAGCGGATTCACCGCAGTAACCTGGTCGGTATGGGTGTATTGCCGCTGCAATTCCAGGAAGGCTATGGCTGGTCCAGCTTGGGCCTGAACGGTCGCGAAACCTTCGACATTCTCGGCATTGACAATGACGTGAAACCAGGTCAAGAACTTACGGTTGTAGCCAAACGCGAGGATGGCACCAAGTTCGAATTCCCGGTCACTGCTCGTCTGGACAGCACTGTTGATATCGACTACTACCACAACGGTGGTATTTTGCAAACCGTACTGCGTCAAATGATTCAAGCGTAA
- a CDS encoding inositol monophosphatase family protein, producing MNEHENEKVPYIVSGKSYTAVAINAASKAGEWIKSRLGTVEQLNTKQSPTDLVTEVDKGAEQMIRRLILTHFPDHAILGEEGVEPGAEASARALEAAREEEYLWIIDPVDGTTNFVHSLPYYSVSIALAHRGEVIVGVIYDPSRDEMFVAEKGKGAYVHGNRMQASREETLGDSLVCIGFPPDRTYAQPLNMRITQVLTPQVRGIRALGSAALHLAYVASGRLSAYCEIGLNAWDVAAGALLVQESGGTITDTLGQPYDLSVRHIVATNTAIHSQLIQVLKEADATGL from the coding sequence TTGAACGAACATGAAAACGAAAAGGTTCCCTATATCGTATCAGGAAAAAGCTATACGGCCGTGGCTATTAATGCGGCATCCAAAGCCGGGGAATGGATTAAAAGCAGGCTGGGCACAGTTGAACAATTGAATACCAAGCAGTCGCCGACCGATCTAGTGACCGAGGTAGATAAAGGTGCAGAACAGATGATTCGTAGACTCATTCTCACCCATTTTCCCGATCATGCCATCTTGGGTGAAGAAGGGGTAGAGCCGGGAGCCGAAGCTTCAGCCCGAGCATTAGAAGCTGCCCGTGAAGAGGAATATTTATGGATTATTGATCCGGTAGACGGCACTACCAATTTCGTGCACAGTCTGCCGTACTACAGTGTGTCTATTGCCTTGGCTCATCGTGGTGAAGTGATTGTCGGGGTAATTTATGATCCGTCCCGTGATGAAATGTTTGTAGCGGAAAAAGGAAAAGGCGCATATGTCCACGGCAATCGCATGCAAGCATCGAGAGAAGAGACGCTGGGAGATAGCCTGGTGTGCATCGGTTTCCCGCCGGATCGTACGTATGCACAACCGTTGAATATGAGAATTACGCAGGTTCTTACACCTCAGGTACGCGGCATTCGGGCGCTCGGGTCGGCAGCGTTGCATCTGGCTTATGTGGCGTCGGGACGTTTGTCTGCTTATTGCGAAATCGGTTTGAATGCCTGGGATGTGGCAGCGGGCGCTTTGCTGGTACAGGAATCAGGAGGTACCATTACGGACACATTGGGCCAACCTTATGACCTGAGTGTACGGCATATTGTAGCTACGAATACAGCTATTCATTCTCAACTTATTCAAGTGCTGAAAGAAGCAGACGCAACCGGGTTATAA
- a CDS encoding ABC transporter substrate-binding protein, which translates to MGKKGWFLVIAMLLVLTTACSGADGGGNSGASADGKVKLRIAWWGSDTRHEYTQKVIDLYKQKNPNVTIDVEYASFDDYWKKLAPQAAANQLPDIVQMDISYISQYAKNGQLEDMAPYLNQKIQVADVNENVLKTGIIAGKQYGIPTGVNVLGFQYDPALLKKAGIDKIPDDWTWDQYKELALKAASNKVYFDSSMAADIFFHYYLRTHGKSLYNTEGTGLGYDDDKLFVDFFGGLAELIKKGATPTPEVMNQTKGILEESDIVKGTGIGIWQWSNQYVGLQQVVNRPMALAPMFGPNMEKGVYMQPTMYWAVASRSQVKDEAAKFIDFWMNDVEANKLIKGERGVPISAKIKEAVAPELSEATKQVFEFVASMEPKASPMSPPPPVGSPEVIATLTDYIEQVNFGQMTPEDAAVKFRADANTILANNKQ; encoded by the coding sequence GTGGGCAAAAAGGGATGGTTTCTGGTCATAGCGATGCTGCTCGTGTTGACGACGGCATGTAGTGGAGCAGACGGTGGAGGCAATTCGGGCGCAAGTGCAGACGGGAAAGTAAAGTTGCGGATCGCTTGGTGGGGATCGGATACGCGCCACGAATATACGCAGAAGGTTATCGATTTGTATAAGCAAAAAAATCCGAATGTAACGATTGATGTGGAATATGCCTCTTTTGATGACTACTGGAAGAAGCTCGCACCGCAGGCGGCAGCAAACCAACTGCCGGATATCGTGCAGATGGACATTTCGTATATTAGCCAATATGCGAAGAACGGCCAGCTGGAAGATATGGCGCCTTACTTGAATCAGAAAATCCAAGTCGCTGATGTAAACGAAAATGTACTCAAAACCGGAATCATTGCCGGAAAGCAATATGGTATTCCAACAGGTGTCAATGTGCTGGGCTTCCAGTACGATCCGGCACTGCTCAAAAAAGCGGGCATAGACAAAATTCCTGATGACTGGACATGGGACCAATACAAAGAGCTGGCTTTGAAGGCAGCCTCCAATAAAGTTTACTTTGACAGCTCCATGGCTGCGGATATTTTCTTCCACTACTATTTGCGGACACATGGAAAATCTCTCTACAATACGGAAGGAACAGGATTGGGGTATGATGACGATAAGCTGTTTGTTGATTTCTTCGGTGGTTTAGCTGAGCTGATTAAAAAGGGAGCGACACCAACTCCTGAAGTCATGAACCAAACCAAGGGAATTCTTGAGGAATCGGATATCGTTAAAGGAACAGGCATCGGCATTTGGCAGTGGTCCAATCAATATGTGGGCTTACAACAGGTCGTTAATCGGCCAATGGCGCTTGCTCCGATGTTTGGACCGAATATGGAAAAAGGCGTGTATATGCAGCCTACAATGTACTGGGCTGTGGCTTCCCGTTCACAGGTGAAGGATGAGGCCGCAAAATTTATTGATTTCTGGATGAATGATGTAGAAGCGAATAAATTGATTAAAGGCGAACGCGGCGTACCGATTTCTGCCAAAATCAAAGAAGCTGTAGCGCCGGAGTTGAGCGAGGCAACGAAGCAGGTGTTTGAATTTGTGGCTTCCATGGAGCCAAAGGCTTCTCCAATGAGCCCGCCGCCGCCTGTTGGATCGCCGGAAGTGATTGCTACTCTGACCGATTATATTGAGCAAGTCAATTTCGGACAGATGACGCCTGAAGACGCAGCGGTCAAATTCCGGGCTGATGCGAATACCATCCTTGCGAATAACAAGCAGTAA
- a CDS encoding D-alanine--D-alanine ligase: protein MANQKLTVGLVYGGKSGEHEVSLQTAYAVMNAFNYEKYEIIPFYITKAGDWRRGTLLSAPLTTVDQLKLEHAEGGTKAALDTLFGKLYGEQTLDVLFPLLHGTFGEDGTIQGLFEMADMPYVGAGVLASAAGMDKGVMKKLFEHAGLPQVKYCYFNSTQWAQTGHDLVRNIETELGYPCFVKPANLGSSVGISKASNREELEKAVDLALQFDLKVIVEEYVDAREIEVSVLGNDEPIASVPGEIVSSSDYYDYAAKYTDGQSEMLIPAPLDEEVADRIREAALQAFRALEGCGISRADFFVRRSDGHILINEVNTMPGFTPFSMYPLLWRETGVSYVSLLDRMIALALERYERRSALHYENS, encoded by the coding sequence ATGGCAAATCAAAAATTGACCGTAGGGCTGGTGTACGGTGGTAAATCGGGCGAACATGAGGTATCGCTGCAAACGGCGTATGCGGTAATGAACGCTTTTAACTATGAGAAATACGAGATTATTCCTTTTTATATTACGAAGGCTGGCGATTGGCGTAGGGGGACGCTGTTAAGTGCGCCTCTGACTACTGTAGACCAATTGAAGCTGGAGCACGCTGAGGGTGGCACCAAGGCGGCATTAGATACGTTGTTCGGTAAGCTGTATGGAGAGCAGACGCTGGATGTACTGTTTCCGCTGCTGCACGGCACCTTTGGCGAGGACGGAACGATTCAGGGTCTGTTCGAAATGGCTGATATGCCCTATGTCGGGGCAGGCGTGCTGGCTTCGGCAGCAGGTATGGATAAAGGCGTCATGAAGAAGCTGTTTGAGCATGCAGGATTGCCGCAAGTGAAATACTGCTATTTTAATAGTACACAGTGGGCACAAACCGGTCATGACTTGGTGCGTAACATAGAGACTGAGTTGGGTTATCCTTGCTTTGTCAAACCAGCCAATCTGGGATCGAGTGTTGGTATTTCCAAAGCGAGTAACCGAGAAGAACTGGAAAAGGCTGTTGATCTGGCTCTGCAATTTGACCTGAAGGTGATTGTGGAGGAGTACGTCGATGCCCGTGAGATTGAAGTCAGCGTACTTGGCAATGACGAGCCGATTGCCTCGGTACCGGGTGAAATTGTGTCGTCGAGTGATTACTACGACTATGCTGCCAAATATACCGATGGTCAATCGGAAATGCTCATCCCGGCACCACTGGACGAGGAAGTGGCAGATCGTATCCGTGAAGCCGCATTGCAAGCTTTCCGTGCTCTGGAAGGTTGCGGGATTTCCCGTGCCGATTTCTTCGTCAGACGCTCAGATGGACATATCCTTATTAATGAAGTGAATACAATGCCTGGCTTTACACCGTTCAGCATGTATCCATTATTGTGGAGAGAAACCGGCGTATCCTATGTAAGTCTGCTGGATCGCATGATTGCTCTTGCACTGGAGCGTTATGAGCGCAGGTCGGCACTGCACTATGAGAACTCATAA
- a CDS encoding YitT family protein — protein MKKSIADIVFIILGAFFFALAVNLYVIPNEFGEGGVTGVTIILYYLFQWSPSIVNLVINGLLLIVGYKFLDKRTTLYTIIAVAFNSLFLHLTVNWRIDSHEPTINAVFAGVLVGVGIGLIVRVGGTTAGTVILARIANKYLDWNISYALLFFDLIVAFSSYFIIGPEKLMLTIVILYVGTKVMDFMIEGLNPKKAVMIISEHQDKIAEMVITQMDRGVTVLSGHGYYTKNPKEVLYIVISKQEVSALKKIVKAIDTAAFITIHDVRDVFGEGFLDISK, from the coding sequence ATGAAAAAAAGTATTGCAGATATCGTATTTATTATTCTGGGTGCGTTTTTTTTCGCGCTGGCTGTTAATCTGTATGTGATCCCGAATGAATTTGGCGAGGGGGGCGTTACAGGGGTCACGATCATCTTGTACTACCTGTTTCAGTGGTCTCCCTCGATCGTCAATCTGGTCATTAATGGCTTGCTGCTGATTGTCGGATATAAATTTTTGGACAAGAGAACGACTCTGTATACTATAATTGCGGTCGCTTTTAACTCGCTGTTTTTACATTTAACAGTCAACTGGCGGATTGATTCGCATGAGCCAACGATTAATGCCGTATTTGCCGGAGTTTTGGTAGGGGTTGGCATTGGCTTAATTGTACGAGTCGGTGGTACAACGGCAGGAACAGTCATTTTAGCCCGGATTGCTAACAAGTATCTGGATTGGAATATCAGCTATGCCTTGTTATTTTTTGATCTGATTGTCGCCTTCTCTTCCTACTTTATTATTGGCCCGGAAAAATTAATGCTAACTATCGTTATTTTGTACGTCGGTACGAAAGTTATGGATTTCATGATTGAAGGATTGAATCCGAAAAAAGCGGTCATGATTATTTCGGAGCATCAAGACAAAATTGCTGAGATGGTCATTACGCAGATGGACCGTGGAGTTACCGTCCTGTCAGGCCACGGATATTACACCAAAAATCCAAAAGAGGTCCTATATATCGTCATTAGCAAACAAGAGGTGTCGGCGCTTAAAAAGATTGTAAAAGCTATCGATACAGCAGCATTTATCACCATTCATGACGTACGGGACGTATTCGGAGAGGGCTTTTTGGATATTTCGAAGTAA